A region of Kribbella sp. NBC_01245 DNA encodes the following proteins:
- a CDS encoding GSU2403 family nucleotidyltransferase fold protein: protein MNAPGASSPDLLVPARGALLDALVALEQHRDAVIVIGAQAVYLRTSEIRAQVALAEATKDSDLAVDPRELAEEPLLEQAMTRAGFIPNPDPRKKQPGAWVNKAGFEVDLMVPEALAGGGGKQARGARIPPHSKGAARRARGLEAALVDYSPMEVAALDPADNRRYTVKVAGPAALLIAKLHKIAERVDDPNSDRLQDKDAHDVYRLLTAYETDGLAARIKQLLAEEICESETRDALDHLETLFSAGPDATGSTMAGRAEEGIGEPLTVAASTATLAADLLRAHR from the coding sequence ATGAACGCACCTGGCGCAAGTAGCCCGGATCTCCTCGTCCCGGCCCGCGGCGCCCTACTCGACGCCTTGGTCGCCCTGGAGCAACACCGCGACGCGGTGATCGTGATCGGAGCACAAGCCGTCTACCTCCGGACCTCGGAGATCCGGGCACAGGTCGCACTTGCGGAAGCAACAAAGGACAGCGATCTCGCAGTCGATCCACGAGAACTCGCCGAGGAGCCGCTACTCGAGCAGGCGATGACCCGGGCCGGGTTCATCCCCAACCCCGATCCACGCAAGAAGCAGCCGGGCGCATGGGTCAACAAGGCCGGGTTCGAGGTCGACCTGATGGTGCCGGAGGCACTCGCCGGAGGCGGCGGTAAACAAGCCCGCGGTGCGCGGATTCCGCCCCACAGCAAGGGCGCCGCACGCAGGGCCCGCGGACTTGAGGCTGCCCTGGTCGACTACTCCCCCATGGAGGTCGCTGCCCTCGACCCAGCTGACAATCGCCGCTACACCGTCAAGGTTGCGGGACCAGCCGCTCTGCTGATCGCCAAGCTTCACAAGATCGCCGAACGTGTCGATGACCCGAATTCCGATCGTCTCCAGGATAAGGATGCTCACGACGTCTACCGTCTGCTGACCGCCTATGAGACAGACGGCCTTGCCGCGCGCATTAAGCAATTGCTGGCTGAGGAGATCTGCGAGTCAGAGACCAGGGACGCACTAGACCACCTTGAGACGCTGTTTTCTGCAGGGCCCGATGCGACGGGATCGACGATGGCCGGGCGAGCCGAGGAGGGAATCGGCGAACCACTGACGGTTGCTGCCAGTACGGCAACACTGGCGGCGGACCTGTTGCGGGCACACCGGTAG
- a CDS encoding GNAT family N-acetyltransferase, with the protein MDALMPPVLTPVIRPAEPADTETLHRFIVELADTEDFPGEVTSQPEDVANALFGPNPLAEAVVATVDGEPAGFALYYSTYSTIVGRGGIHLEDLYVAPGHRGAGLGRMLLAHLAQVAVNRGCARLEWWVLRTNEPALRFYRRLDARGLDEIEIMRLDGVALADLAAS; encoded by the coding sequence ATGGACGCCCTGATGCCGCCCGTGCTCACGCCCGTGATTCGCCCGGCCGAACCGGCCGATACCGAGACCCTGCACCGCTTCATCGTCGAACTCGCCGACACCGAGGACTTCCCTGGCGAGGTGACGTCTCAGCCGGAGGATGTCGCGAACGCGCTGTTCGGCCCGAACCCACTGGCCGAGGCAGTGGTCGCCACGGTCGATGGCGAGCCCGCCGGATTCGCCTTGTACTACTCGACGTACAGCACGATCGTCGGCCGCGGCGGTATCCACCTCGAGGACCTGTACGTCGCACCCGGTCATCGCGGCGCCGGGCTCGGCCGGATGCTGCTGGCCCATCTCGCGCAGGTGGCCGTCAACCGCGGCTGCGCCCGGCTCGAGTGGTGGGTACTGCGGACCAACGAGCCGGCGCTGCGGTTCTACCGGCGGCTGGACGCGCGCGGGCTGGACGAGATCGAGATCATGCGCCTGGACGGGGTTGCATTGGCTGATCTGGCCGCTTCTTAA
- a CDS encoding NUDIX hydrolase, whose product MNEAATVIAAGGVVWREVDGQREVLLVHRPRYDDWSLPKGKLDGGEHVLVAARREIQEETGQLVTLGPSLGIQRYDVRKNGSTAPKLVHYWSASPCGKPQPFVPNDEIDELEWLPVPKARKRLSYPRDMEILDALADALPVESSVVVIRHTSAVKRKEWDGKDQDRPLTAEGAQAAQDLIGVLGALGVNRIITSDAERCRATIAPYAAEADLTIHEHPEISERGYGKDPDALTDLRGWKPGKVTVICSHRPVLPALSRALDLRVGKFSPGAFVTAHRTPAGQFHERFRSP is encoded by the coding sequence ATGAACGAGGCGGCGACGGTGATCGCTGCGGGTGGCGTCGTCTGGCGTGAGGTCGACGGCCAGCGCGAGGTGCTGCTCGTCCATCGCCCGCGGTACGACGACTGGTCCCTGCCGAAGGGGAAACTCGACGGCGGCGAGCACGTCCTGGTCGCGGCCCGGCGCGAGATCCAGGAAGAGACCGGACAACTCGTCACGCTCGGGCCATCGCTGGGGATCCAGCGGTACGACGTACGCAAGAACGGGTCTACCGCGCCCAAACTGGTGCATTACTGGTCCGCAAGCCCCTGCGGTAAGCCGCAGCCCTTCGTCCCGAACGACGAGATCGACGAGTTGGAGTGGCTGCCGGTCCCGAAGGCCCGTAAGCGGTTGAGCTATCCCCGGGACATGGAGATCCTCGACGCCCTCGCGGACGCCCTACCCGTCGAGTCCTCGGTGGTGGTGATCCGGCACACCAGTGCGGTCAAACGCAAGGAATGGGACGGCAAGGACCAGGACCGGCCTCTCACGGCCGAAGGCGCCCAAGCCGCGCAAGACCTCATCGGCGTACTGGGCGCACTCGGGGTGAACAGGATCATCACCAGCGACGCGGAGAGGTGCCGAGCCACGATCGCGCCGTACGCCGCTGAGGCCGATCTGACCATTCACGAGCATCCGGAGATCTCCGAGCGCGGATACGGGAAGGACCCGGACGCGTTGACCGATCTGCGCGGGTGGAAGCCGGGCAAGGTGACGGTCATCTGCTCGCATCGCCCAGTGCTGCCCGCGTTGAGCCGTGCGCTCGACCTCCGCGTCGGCAAGTTCTCCCCTGGCGCTTTCGTGACCGCCCACCGCACCCCGGCCGGCCAGTTCCACGAACGCTTCCGCAGCCCCTGA
- a CDS encoding bifunctional metallophosphatase/5'-nucleotidase encodes MAFRGRDKTSLRGRRALALVAASAAVTLGMATGGTVTQAAPDSHKPKPTHTQVHLLSINDFHGNLVPNAPTSSSGHVNGTPAGGAEYLATHLQQLRQAARANGQESITVAAGDLIGASPLLSAAFHDEPTIEAMNLIGLEATSVGNHEFDEGWRELLRMQKGGCLPDGDGANNQNSCPDPEQEFEGADFDFLSANVFFEKNDKTLFAPYTIKKLKDGRKIGFIGMTLENTPNIVTKSGIEGLKFTDEVETANALVPKLKEKGVEAIVVLLHEGGIPADPKAYNSCPGISGPIVDIAKNLDAEIDAVITGHTHQGYNCSIADPAGAPRLVTSAFSFGRLVTDMRVSIDNLTGDVDRANTIANNLIVTQDVPKAPKVTDLINKYKALVAPIESKVIGHITTPLVSRTPDDSGESPLGNLIADAQLADPSTVTGGQTPVVAFMNPGGIRSDLVATNGAVTFGAAFTVQPFNNYLVSMDMTGTQIRALLTQQFTGLNQVANKVLQVSGITYSWKAGATPGTKEVVADSVKIAGQPLVDGTTYRIVTNNFLSDGGDGFPAFATATNKFFGGLDIDAFANYLTAHDPYTPGPTDRITVAP; translated from the coding sequence ATGGCCTTCAGAGGACGAGACAAGACGTCGCTGCGCGGCCGCAGGGCTTTGGCCCTGGTGGCGGCTTCGGCAGCCGTGACGCTCGGCATGGCCACGGGGGGAACCGTGACCCAGGCTGCGCCGGATTCGCACAAGCCGAAACCGACGCACACGCAGGTGCACCTGCTGTCGATCAACGACTTCCACGGCAACCTGGTGCCGAACGCCCCGACCAGTTCGTCGGGCCACGTGAACGGCACGCCGGCCGGTGGCGCGGAGTACCTCGCGACCCACCTGCAGCAGCTGCGCCAGGCGGCCCGGGCCAACGGCCAGGAGAGCATCACGGTCGCCGCCGGTGACCTGATCGGCGCCTCCCCGCTGCTGTCGGCCGCGTTCCACGACGAGCCGACCATCGAGGCGATGAACCTGATCGGCCTGGAGGCCACCTCGGTCGGCAACCACGAGTTCGACGAGGGCTGGCGCGAGCTGCTCCGGATGCAGAAGGGCGGCTGCCTGCCCGACGGCGACGGCGCCAACAACCAGAACTCCTGCCCGGACCCGGAGCAGGAGTTCGAGGGCGCGGACTTCGACTTCCTGTCCGCGAACGTCTTCTTCGAGAAGAACGACAAGACCCTCTTCGCGCCGTACACGATCAAGAAGCTGAAGGACGGCCGCAAGATCGGCTTCATCGGCATGACGCTGGAGAACACGCCGAACATCGTCACGAAGTCCGGTATCGAGGGCCTCAAGTTCACCGACGAGGTCGAGACCGCGAACGCGCTGGTGCCGAAGCTCAAGGAGAAGGGCGTCGAGGCGATCGTCGTACTGCTGCACGAGGGCGGCATCCCCGCCGACCCGAAGGCGTACAACAGCTGCCCGGGCATCTCCGGCCCGATCGTCGACATCGCGAAGAACCTCGACGCCGAGATCGACGCCGTCATCACCGGTCACACCCACCAGGGTTACAACTGCTCGATCGCCGACCCGGCCGGTGCGCCGCGACTCGTGACGAGCGCGTTCTCGTTCGGCCGGCTGGTCACCGACATGCGGGTGAGCATCGACAACTTGACCGGTGACGTCGACCGGGCGAACACGATCGCGAACAACCTGATCGTCACCCAGGACGTGCCGAAGGCGCCGAAGGTGACCGACCTGATCAACAAGTACAAGGCCCTGGTCGCGCCGATCGAGTCCAAGGTGATCGGCCACATCACCACGCCGCTGGTGAGCCGTACGCCCGACGACTCGGGTGAGTCGCCGCTGGGCAACCTGATCGCCGACGCGCAGCTGGCCGATCCGTCGACCGTGACGGGCGGCCAGACCCCGGTGGTCGCGTTCATGAACCCGGGCGGTATCCGGTCGGACCTGGTCGCCACGAATGGGGCTGTGACGTTTGGCGCGGCCTTCACGGTGCAGCCGTTCAACAACTACCTGGTCTCGATGGACATGACCGGTACGCAGATTCGCGCGTTGCTGACCCAGCAGTTCACCGGGCTCAACCAGGTGGCGAACAAGGTCTTGCAGGTGTCGGGTATCACCTACAGCTGGAAGGCGGGCGCCACTCCGGGCACGAAGGAGGTCGTGGCCGACTCGGTGAAGATCGCCGGTCAGCCGCTCGTCGACGGTACGACGTACCGCATCGTCACGAACAACTTCCTCTCCGACGGCGGTGACGGCTTCCCGGCCTTCGCCACGGCGACCAACAAGTTCTTCGGCGGCCTCGACATCGACGCCTTCGCGAACTACCTGACCGCCCACGACCCCTACACCCCGGGCCCCACCGACCGCATCACCGTCGCTCCCTAA
- a CDS encoding alpha/beta hydrolase, protein MNRRVDTLLRTALDTVQGSALRPVTALPASLRHRLAGAPIQIDGNVLDPDLQLLLRLEGLLPGKSKDRVSVATARANLLTSAKLVAGPQRELHRVTDLTVRGADGQLGARLYVPRSAPMSNGGLLVFFHGGGWVVGDLDSHDAFCRDAAEEAGVRVLSVDYRLAPEAEAPVAAEDAIAAFGWAVEHAEDLGAHPSYVGVGGDSAGGNLAAVVAQQCVRRGLVPPALQVLIYPAVDLVGRRPSRDLFAEGFFLTDDDITWYREHYTPDPAIRADPIVSPLLADDFTGLCPAYIVTAGFDPLRDEGNEYAEKLTAAGVQVEHHCERSMVHGFANILVLADETLHARRRITTAIQSHLRPPT, encoded by the coding sequence GTGAACAGACGAGTCGACACCCTGCTGCGGACTGCGCTCGATACCGTGCAAGGCAGCGCCCTGCGGCCCGTCACCGCGCTGCCCGCCTCGTTGCGGCACCGCCTGGCCGGGGCGCCGATCCAGATCGACGGCAACGTGCTCGACCCCGATCTCCAGCTGCTTTTGCGCCTCGAGGGGCTGCTGCCAGGCAAATCCAAGGACCGGGTCTCGGTCGCGACGGCCCGGGCCAACCTGCTGACCTCGGCAAAGCTCGTCGCCGGCCCGCAGCGTGAACTGCACCGCGTGACCGACCTCACCGTGCGTGGTGCGGACGGCCAGCTCGGCGCTCGGCTGTACGTGCCACGCTCGGCCCCGATGTCGAACGGCGGCCTGCTCGTCTTCTTCCACGGTGGTGGCTGGGTCGTCGGTGACCTGGACAGCCACGACGCCTTCTGCCGCGACGCGGCCGAGGAGGCGGGCGTGCGAGTGCTGTCGGTGGACTACCGCCTCGCCCCGGAAGCCGAGGCGCCGGTCGCCGCCGAGGACGCAATCGCCGCCTTCGGCTGGGCCGTCGAACACGCCGAGGACCTCGGCGCCCATCCGTCGTACGTCGGTGTCGGTGGTGACAGCGCCGGGGGCAACCTCGCGGCCGTCGTCGCCCAGCAATGCGTCCGCCGCGGACTGGTACCGCCCGCGCTGCAGGTGCTGATCTACCCGGCGGTGGACCTCGTCGGCCGCCGCCCGAGCCGGGACCTCTTCGCCGAGGGCTTCTTCCTCACCGACGACGACATCACCTGGTACCGCGAGCACTACACGCCCGACCCGGCCATCCGCGCCGACCCGATCGTCTCGCCCTTGCTGGCCGACGACTTCACCGGTCTCTGCCCCGCGTACATCGTGACCGCCGGCTTCGACCCGCTCCGCGACGAGGGCAACGAGTACGCCGAAAAGCTCACCGCGGCCGGCGTCCAGGTCGAACACCACTGCGAACGCTCCATGGTCCACGGCTTCGCCAACATCCTCGTCCTAGCCGACGAAACCCTCCACGCCCGCCGCCGCATAACCACCGCCATCCAATCCCACCTCCGCCCACCCACGTAA
- a CDS encoding response regulator transcription factor: MSTLLLLTNALQASTEVLPSLALLPHQIRILPSEVAALVDAPDADAVLLDARRDLVNVRSVSRLIRTTGIDVPLILVVTEGGLTAVNADWGADDVLLDTAGPAEIEARLRLVIGRLAAARDEDPDTSLIRSGDVVIDEASYTAKLNGRALDLTYKEFELFKFLAQHPGRVFTREQLLQEVWGYDYFGGTRTVDVHVRRLRAKLGPEHESLIGTVRNVGYRFVIPPAKQDRETADSNA, from the coding sequence GTGAGCACGTTGCTTCTGCTGACGAACGCGCTGCAGGCCTCGACCGAGGTGCTGCCCTCGCTCGCCCTGCTGCCCCACCAGATCCGCATCCTGCCCTCCGAGGTGGCCGCGCTGGTGGACGCCCCGGACGCCGACGCGGTGCTGCTGGACGCCCGCCGCGATCTCGTCAACGTCCGGTCGGTGTCCCGCCTGATCCGCACCACCGGGATCGACGTACCGCTGATCCTGGTCGTCACCGAAGGCGGTCTGACCGCGGTGAACGCGGACTGGGGCGCGGACGACGTACTGCTCGACACGGCCGGCCCGGCCGAGATCGAGGCCCGCCTGCGGCTGGTCATCGGCCGGCTCGCGGCAGCCCGCGACGAGGACCCCGACACCAGCCTGATCCGCAGCGGCGACGTGGTCATCGACGAGGCGTCGTACACGGCCAAACTGAACGGCCGGGCGCTCGACCTGACGTACAAGGAGTTCGAGCTGTTCAAGTTCCTCGCGCAGCACCCGGGCCGGGTGTTCACGCGTGAGCAGCTGCTCCAGGAGGTTTGGGGGTACGACTACTTCGGCGGCACCCGGACGGTCGACGTGCACGTCCGGCGGCTGCGCGCCAAGCTCGGCCCGGAGCACGAATCCCTGATCGGAACCGTGCGCAACGTCGGCTACCGCTTCGTCATCCCGCCGGCCAAACAGGACCGCGAGACCGCCGATTCGAACGCCTGA
- a CDS encoding MoaD/ThiS family protein codes for MATVTVRYFAAARAAAGEPVESAQAASVAELVATLGDGRPELARVLGISSFLLNGDRVEGDVALADGSVVDVLPPFAGG; via the coding sequence GTGGCGACGGTCACGGTGCGGTATTTCGCGGCGGCGCGAGCGGCGGCCGGCGAGCCGGTTGAGAGCGCTCAGGCGGCCTCAGTGGCCGAGTTGGTCGCAACACTCGGTGACGGACGTCCGGAACTGGCCAGAGTGCTCGGCATCAGCTCGTTCCTGCTGAACGGCGACCGGGTCGAAGGCGACGTCGCGCTCGCAGACGGTTCCGTGGTCGACGTACTGCCTCCCTTCGCCGGGGGATAG
- a CDS encoding ATP-binding protein — protein MSHAELPLGRVVPRHAQRLIDEALADTRVVLVNGARQGGKSTLVRIAGAAREASWQTLDNETSRQAAQEDPTGFVALGSPMVIDEIQRAPDLLLAIKEKVDADPRPGQFLLTGSARVLGLRTLPDALPGRMETIELWPFSQGEIDGTPDRFVDAIFAHGAELEHHSSLNRADYADRVVRGGYPEAVARTQPRRRGRFFDSYVDDLIARDVSQLSEIERIGEMRALIRLLAARSGHLLVPNALGNEVHLDHRTVGRYLHLLEEVFLIKRVPAWSRNLSSRATGTPKVAMVDSGIAANLLDADVVQFKRPGSVFGPLLEGFVLMELARQLTWSDERAELSHYRTRDKVEVDAVLENRRGQVVGVEVKASSTVRAEDFRGLTHLAERLGDDLLAGVVLYTGERTQAFGPRMRAMPISAIWELAP, from the coding sequence ATGAGTCACGCTGAACTGCCGCTCGGCCGGGTGGTGCCACGCCATGCTCAGCGATTGATTGACGAAGCGCTCGCCGATACACGTGTGGTCCTGGTCAATGGAGCCCGCCAGGGCGGTAAGAGCACACTGGTCCGAATCGCGGGAGCCGCTCGCGAGGCAAGCTGGCAGACGTTGGACAACGAGACCAGCAGGCAGGCCGCCCAGGAGGATCCAACGGGTTTTGTCGCGCTCGGTTCGCCGATGGTGATTGATGAAATCCAGCGGGCGCCAGACCTCTTGCTGGCGATCAAGGAGAAAGTTGATGCCGACCCGCGGCCCGGTCAATTCCTGCTGACCGGCTCAGCGCGCGTCCTCGGTCTGCGCACGCTTCCGGACGCCTTGCCCGGCCGGATGGAGACGATCGAGCTCTGGCCCTTTTCTCAAGGTGAGATCGATGGAACGCCGGACCGTTTTGTGGACGCGATCTTCGCGCATGGAGCTGAGCTGGAACATCACTCCAGCCTGAATCGGGCGGACTACGCCGATCGGGTCGTACGAGGCGGTTATCCGGAGGCGGTGGCAAGAACCCAGCCGAGGCGGCGAGGCCGGTTCTTCGATTCCTACGTCGACGATCTGATCGCACGGGACGTCAGCCAGCTCTCGGAGATCGAGCGGATCGGTGAGATGCGAGCCCTGATCCGGCTTCTCGCGGCTCGCTCGGGTCACTTGCTGGTTCCCAACGCGTTGGGAAACGAGGTTCACCTGGACCATCGAACGGTCGGCCGCTATCTGCATTTGCTGGAAGAAGTGTTCCTGATCAAGCGGGTACCGGCCTGGTCGCGCAACCTCAGTAGCCGGGCGACCGGTACGCCGAAGGTGGCCATGGTCGATTCGGGTATCGCGGCCAACCTGCTTGACGCCGATGTCGTGCAATTCAAGCGCCCGGGAAGCGTCTTCGGTCCGCTGCTCGAGGGGTTCGTACTGATGGAGCTGGCACGTCAGCTGACCTGGTCCGATGAACGGGCCGAGCTGTCGCATTACCGCACCCGCGACAAGGTGGAGGTGGACGCCGTTCTGGAGAACCGCCGTGGCCAGGTGGTTGGTGTGGAGGTGAAGGCCTCGTCGACGGTCCGCGCCGAAGACTTTCGCGGACTGACTCACCTGGCGGAGCGGCTCGGTGATGATCTGCTCGCCGGCGTGGTGCTGTACACCGGCGAACGGACGCAGGCGTTTGGTCCCCGCATGAGGGCCATGCCGATCAGCGCGATCTGGGAGCTCGCGCCCTGA
- the mshD gene encoding mycothiol synthase encodes MTVETVTAPLPKATIAAITELARAAADSDGVQPLNEATRLNLAAGGEGGVHLLRYDDEALAGYAHLDPDGSAEVVVALSARRKGFGTELVRALLDAAGPRLRIWAHGRLPGADELAARLGLIVTRELFFLARDAETAGPLPEFAMPPAYDLRTFLPGQDDKAWLAVNARAFADHPEQGSWTQADLDERLGQEWFDPAGFFLAIDRASGELAGYHWTKVEDGVGEVYVVGVDPAHQGTGLGKALTLAGLHHLQARGLPRIVLYVDGTNTPARALYTSLTFTTATLDIQYTPA; translated from the coding sequence GTGACCGTCGAAACCGTTACCGCACCGTTGCCCAAGGCCACCATCGCCGCCATCACCGAACTCGCACGCGCCGCTGCGGACAGCGACGGCGTACAGCCTTTGAACGAGGCCACCCGGCTCAACCTGGCCGCCGGTGGCGAGGGTGGCGTTCACCTGCTGCGGTACGACGATGAGGCCCTCGCGGGTTACGCCCATCTCGACCCGGACGGTTCTGCCGAGGTGGTGGTGGCCTTATCCGCAAGGCGAAAGGGCTTCGGCACCGAGCTCGTGCGGGCCCTCCTCGACGCGGCCGGTCCACGATTGCGGATCTGGGCGCACGGCCGGCTCCCCGGTGCCGACGAACTGGCCGCGCGACTCGGCCTCATCGTGACGCGCGAGCTGTTCTTCCTCGCGCGGGATGCCGAAACGGCCGGCCCACTGCCCGAGTTCGCCATGCCTCCGGCGTACGACTTGCGCACGTTCCTACCGGGTCAGGACGACAAGGCCTGGCTGGCCGTGAACGCCCGCGCCTTCGCAGACCACCCGGAACAGGGCTCGTGGACCCAGGCCGACCTGGACGAACGCCTCGGCCAGGAGTGGTTCGACCCGGCCGGGTTCTTCCTCGCGATCGACCGCGCCTCGGGCGAACTGGCCGGATACCACTGGACCAAGGTCGAAGACGGCGTCGGCGAGGTCTACGTAGTCGGCGTCGACCCCGCCCACCAGGGCACCGGCCTAGGCAAAGCCCTCACCCTCGCCGGCCTCCACCACCTCCAAGCCCGCGGCCTCCCCCGAATCGTCCTCTACGTAGACGGCACCAACACCCCCGCCCGAGCCCTCTACACCTCCCTAACCTTCACCACCGCCACCCTCGACATCCAATACACCCCCGCCTAA
- a CDS encoding RNA degradosome polyphosphate kinase — protein MLGHVAEDLLASHNREYDVEPPYDIAEAGDLPADRFSDRELSWLAFNQRVLELAENELVPLLERAKFLAIFASNLDEFFMVRVAGLKRRIAAGVAVPAASGLLPREVLDRSLSRSRELMDRQAESWRKVVLPALVEEGIDILRWDELNLSERDDMSRFFAERIFPVLTPLAVDPSHPFPYISGLSLNLAVVVRNPTTGGEHFARVKVPPLLPRFVKVAEGRYVPLEDVMAEHLGQLFPGMEVTQHHTFRVTRNEDLEVEEDDAENLLAALEKELLRRKFGPPVRLEVEESIDPQVRALLLSELGVTEAEVFELPGPLDLRGLFAIASLDRAELKYPGFVPSTHPHLAEVETANPADMFHALNQRDVLVHHPYDSFSTSVQRFIEQAAADPQVLAIKQTLYRTSGDSPIVDALIDAAEAGKQVLVLVEIQARFDEQANIKWARQLEHAGCHVVYGVIGLKTHCKLSMVVRDEPDGLRRYAHLGTGNYHPKTARLYEDLGLLTSDPVVTEDVAHLFNHLSGFSLRSGYRRLLVAPQGVRTGLLERIEREVQHHLAGRPARVRLKVNSLVDEALSDALYRASQAGVPVDLWIRGICTIRPGIPGLSDNIRVRSVLGRFLEHSRIFWFENGGEPVVAIGSADLMHRNLDRRVETLVWLKEPDHLTELGDLFDLGFDEGTSSWWLQADDTWVAHQTDDDGKPLRDLQERLIATRGRRRQTEPIS, from the coding sequence ATGCTTGGACACGTGGCAGAGGACTTGCTGGCTTCGCACAACCGTGAGTACGACGTCGAACCTCCGTATGACATCGCGGAGGCCGGCGACCTGCCCGCGGACCGGTTCTCCGACCGCGAACTGAGCTGGCTCGCGTTCAACCAGCGCGTGCTGGAGCTCGCGGAGAACGAGCTGGTCCCGTTGCTGGAGCGCGCCAAGTTCCTGGCCATCTTCGCCAGCAACCTGGACGAGTTCTTCATGGTCCGGGTGGCCGGTCTGAAGCGGCGTATCGCGGCGGGTGTCGCCGTGCCGGCCGCGAGCGGGCTGCTGCCGCGGGAGGTGCTGGACCGCAGCCTGAGCCGTAGCCGGGAGCTGATGGACCGGCAGGCCGAGAGCTGGCGCAAGGTGGTGCTGCCCGCGCTGGTCGAAGAAGGTATCGACATCCTGCGTTGGGACGAGCTGAACCTGTCCGAGCGCGACGACATGAGCCGGTTCTTCGCCGAGCGGATCTTCCCGGTGCTGACGCCGCTGGCGGTCGACCCCTCGCACCCCTTCCCGTACATCTCGGGCCTCTCGCTGAACCTCGCGGTCGTGGTGCGCAACCCGACCACCGGCGGCGAGCACTTCGCCCGGGTGAAGGTGCCGCCGCTGCTGCCACGCTTCGTGAAGGTCGCCGAAGGCCGGTACGTTCCGCTCGAGGACGTGATGGCCGAGCACCTGGGCCAGCTCTTCCCGGGTATGGAGGTGACGCAGCACCACACCTTCCGCGTCACCCGGAACGAGGACCTCGAGGTCGAAGAGGACGACGCGGAGAACCTCCTCGCCGCGTTGGAGAAGGAGCTGCTGCGGCGGAAGTTCGGCCCGCCGGTCCGGCTGGAGGTCGAGGAGTCGATCGATCCGCAGGTGCGGGCGCTGCTGCTGTCCGAGCTGGGCGTGACCGAGGCCGAGGTGTTCGAGCTGCCCGGCCCGCTGGATCTGCGCGGGCTGTTCGCGATCGCGAGCCTGGATCGGGCCGAGCTGAAGTACCCCGGTTTCGTGCCGTCGACGCACCCCCATCTGGCCGAGGTTGAGACGGCGAATCCGGCCGACATGTTCCACGCGCTCAACCAGCGGGATGTGCTGGTCCACCATCCGTACGACTCGTTCTCGACGTCCGTGCAGCGGTTCATCGAGCAGGCAGCGGCCGACCCGCAGGTGCTCGCGATCAAGCAGACGCTGTACCGGACATCGGGTGATTCCCCGATCGTCGACGCCCTGATCGACGCCGCCGAGGCCGGTAAGCAGGTGCTGGTGCTGGTCGAGATCCAGGCCCGCTTCGACGAACAGGCCAACATCAAGTGGGCCCGCCAGTTGGAGCACGCCGGCTGCCATGTCGTGTACGGCGTGATCGGGCTGAAGACGCATTGCAAGTTGTCGATGGTGGTCCGCGACGAGCCGGACGGTCTGCGTCGCTACGCGCATCTCGGCACCGGCAACTACCACCCGAAGACCGCCCGGCTGTACGAGGACCTCGGCCTGCTGACGTCCGACCCGGTGGTCACCGAGGACGTCGCGCACCTGTTCAACCACTTGTCCGGGTTCTCCCTGCGCAGCGGTTACCGGCGGCTGCTCGTCGCGCCTCAGGGCGTTCGGACGGGCCTGCTCGAGCGGATCGAGCGCGAGGTGCAGCATCACCTGGCCGGGCGGCCCGCGCGAGTGCGGCTCAAGGTGAACTCGCTGGTCGACGAGGCCCTGTCGGACGCGTTGTACCGCGCGTCCCAAGCCGGCGTACCGGTTGATCTCTGGATCCGCGGCATCTGCACCATCCGGCCGGGTATTCCCGGGCTGTCGGACAACATCCGCGTTCGCAGCGTGCTCGGGCGGTTCCTGGAGCACAGCCGGATCTTCTGGTTCGAGAACGGCGGTGAGCCCGTGGTCGCGATCGGCTCGGCCGACCTGATGCACCGCAACCTGGATCGCCGGGTCGAGACGCTGGTCTGGCTGAAGGAGCCGGACCACCTGACCGAGCTGGGCGACCTGTTCGACCTCGGGTTCGACGAGGGCACCAGCTCCTGGTGGCTGCAGGCCGACGACACGTGGGTCGCCCACCAGACCGACGACGACGGCAAGCCGCTGCGCGATCTCCAGGAACGGCTGATCGCCACCCGCGGCCGGCGCCGCCAGACCGAGCCGATCAGCTAG